The Akkermansia sp. N21116 genome includes a region encoding these proteins:
- a CDS encoding M23 family metallopeptidase yields the protein MSRFLLYILILVFGAFFTPEAEAVFMAKRTNEWAYVPLCDGFDFPVGKPNADGYYRSRGLRLKSPRHLGEDWNGIGKGDSDLGDPVYSVGHGVVTYAADARGAWGKVVIVRHAFRDPKSGKVLCCQTLYAHLQDINVILGQLVLRGTQVGTIGNNRGMYAAHLHAELHFNISVNCGQQGIPKTAQNYGDLSAFIKRFRRLPVERRMARVPIGTFLPYKGTEGM from the coding sequence ATGTCTCGGTTTCTACTCTATATCCTTATTCTGGTTTTCGGTGCCTTTTTCACACCGGAAGCGGAAGCCGTCTTCATGGCAAAAAGAACCAACGAATGGGCTTATGTCCCTCTTTGCGATGGCTTTGACTTCCCTGTCGGAAAACCCAATGCCGATGGATATTACCGTTCCCGCGGACTGCGTTTGAAAAGTCCCCGCCATCTCGGAGAAGATTGGAACGGAATAGGCAAAGGGGACAGTGACTTGGGAGATCCCGTCTATTCCGTCGGTCATGGAGTCGTCACCTATGCTGCAGATGCCAGAGGAGCCTGGGGTAAGGTCGTCATTGTCCGCCATGCCTTCCGCGATCCGAAATCAGGCAAGGTTCTTTGCTGTCAGACTCTTTACGCCCACCTTCAAGATATCAACGTCATTCTCGGGCAACTCGTCCTCCGTGGCACTCAAGTAGGCACAATCGGAAATAACCGAGGTATGTACGCAGCCCACCTCCACGCCGAACTCCATTTCAATATCAGTGTCAATTGCGGACAGCAGGGCATCCCGAAAACGGCTCAGAACTACGGGGATCTTTCAGCCTTCATTAAGCGGTTTCGTCGTCTGCCAGTCGAACGACGGATGGCTCGCGTTCCCATCGGCACCTTCCTTCCCTATAAAGGTACGGAAGGTATGTAA
- the hisA gene encoding phosphoribosylformimino-5-aminoimidazole carboxamide ribotide isomerase produces the protein MTRFRPCIDLHRGQVKQIVGGTLSDSGQSLKTNFVSDHSAGWFAELYRKDNLTGGHVIKLGPGNDAAAREALTAWPGGLQIGGGIDIGNAGEWINAGASHVIVTSCLFSTDGIFRERKLRELVQAVGADKLVLDLSCRRLGSGWAVAMNRWQTITSLRITRDTLDSLAEHCSEFLIHAADVEGLCLGIDEELVAFLGEWKGRPMTYAGGIASLKDFDRINTLSQGSMDATVGSALDIFGGESIRYADLVQRQSVSAS, from the coding sequence GTGACAAGATTCCGTCCCTGCATCGACCTCCACCGCGGCCAAGTCAAACAAATCGTCGGAGGAACACTCTCCGATTCCGGTCAATCCCTGAAAACCAACTTCGTCTCCGACCATAGCGCCGGATGGTTTGCCGAACTTTACCGCAAAGACAACCTCACCGGGGGACACGTTATCAAACTCGGCCCCGGCAACGACGCCGCAGCCCGCGAAGCCCTCACTGCCTGGCCCGGAGGCCTCCAGATCGGAGGAGGCATCGACATCGGCAACGCGGGAGAATGGATCAACGCAGGAGCCAGCCACGTCATCGTTACCTCATGCCTTTTCTCCACTGACGGCATCTTCCGGGAACGAAAGCTCAGAGAGCTCGTCCAGGCCGTCGGCGCCGATAAACTCGTTCTGGATCTCAGCTGTCGCCGGCTCGGTTCCGGCTGGGCCGTCGCCATGAACCGCTGGCAAACCATCACATCGCTACGCATCACGCGCGACACTCTTGACTCCCTCGCCGAACACTGCTCCGAATTCCTCATTCATGCCGCAGATGTCGAAGGCCTCTGCCTGGGGATTGATGAAGAACTTGTCGCCTTCCTCGGCGAATGGAAAGGTCGCCCCATGACCTATGCGGGGGGCATCGCCTCCCTCAAAGATTTCGACCGAATCAATACCCTCAGTCAGGGTTCTATGGACGCCACCGTCGGCAGCGCGCTTGACATCTTCGGCGGAGAAAGCATCCGCTATGCCGACCTCGTCCAACGCCAGTCCGTTTCCGCCTCATGA
- the truA gene encoding tRNA pseudouridine(38-40) synthase TruA, translating to MPRIRFTVAYDGRPYAGWQIQPNAPTVQATLQQALAIALGSPITVHGSGRTDAGVHAWGQVFHIETERASIPENRWPAALNARLPHTIRILDARYVPDDFHARFSATSKTYCYKIRRTPFLNPFEPGLIWHCPRPMDESVMEDCLGLLQGEHDFRAFAALRGNEPTPLPDSYFVRTIYKTSFSKEEDCLTLTFTGSGFLYKMVRLMIGGLYTAAVGKITRQEFKRLLNTPATGDKSPLCAPPDGLYLMQVYYGEE from the coding sequence ATGCCCCGCATCCGCTTCACCGTTGCCTACGATGGACGTCCCTACGCCGGCTGGCAAATTCAGCCCAATGCGCCTACCGTCCAGGCAACCCTGCAGCAGGCTCTAGCCATCGCTCTGGGCAGTCCGATCACCGTCCACGGTTCCGGCAGAACGGATGCAGGAGTCCACGCCTGGGGACAGGTCTTCCACATTGAGACGGAGCGAGCCTCCATCCCGGAAAACCGATGGCCTGCGGCACTCAATGCCCGCCTCCCGCATACCATTAGAATTCTGGACGCCCGGTATGTACCAGACGACTTCCATGCCCGGTTCAGCGCAACAAGCAAAACATACTGCTACAAGATACGGAGAACTCCCTTTCTGAATCCATTCGAGCCGGGCCTCATCTGGCATTGCCCGCGTCCCATGGACGAATCCGTTATGGAAGACTGCCTCGGCCTGTTGCAAGGAGAACACGACTTCCGCGCCTTCGCCGCCCTTCGGGGCAACGAACCGACTCCCCTGCCGGACAGCTACTTCGTCCGCACCATTTACAAAACATCCTTTTCCAAAGAGGAAGATTGCCTAACGCTGACATTCACAGGCAGTGGATTCCTGTACAAAATGGTGAGGCTTATGATCGGGGGACTCTACACTGCTGCAGTCGGAAAAATCACGCGACAAGAATTCAAACGTCTCCTCAACACTCCGGCCACAGGAGACAAAAGCCCGCTTTGCGCTCCGCCGGACGGCTTGTACCTCATGCAGGTTTACTACGGAGAAGAGTGA
- the nadD gene encoding nicotinate (nicotinamide) nucleotide adenylyltransferase — translation MNICLFGGSFDPVHAGHLAIAAKAVEACSLDKVIFLPCSLSPLKTDTPDATGDQRMDMLRLATAYLPWAEVDATDLSLPPPSWSWRLAEHFSLQNPGARLFWLMGTDQWTDLEKWNNWQYFVSLVTPIVHHRGTIPQPRSRVQAAFIDGYHPASSTKIRQDLAGHRLPPEGWLSPDVLEYILREHLYAVC, via the coding sequence ATGAATATCTGTCTTTTCGGAGGATCCTTCGATCCCGTTCATGCGGGGCATTTAGCCATTGCTGCCAAAGCCGTTGAAGCTTGTTCCCTGGACAAAGTCATTTTTCTGCCCTGCTCCCTCTCTCCTCTGAAAACAGACACCCCGGATGCCACCGGAGACCAGCGCATGGATATGCTCCGTCTGGCAACGGCATATCTCCCCTGGGCCGAAGTCGACGCAACGGATCTTTCCCTGCCCCCTCCGTCCTGGTCCTGGCGGCTCGCCGAACACTTCTCTCTCCAAAATCCGGGTGCCCGTCTTTTCTGGCTCATGGGGACGGATCAATGGACAGACCTTGAAAAATGGAACAACTGGCAATACTTTGTTTCCCTGGTCACCCCGATCGTTCACCACCGCGGAACAATCCCCCAACCCCGCTCACGCGTGCAGGCTGCCTTTATCGACGGTTACCATCCGGCATCCTCTACGAAAATCCGCCAGGATCTCGCCGGGCATCGGCTCCCGCCGGAGGGATGGCTATCCCCTGATGTTCTGGAATACATCCTTCGCGAGCACTTGTACGCCGTCTGTTAA
- the ruvX gene encoding Holliday junction resolvase RuvX, which yields MQHPALGIDYGDARIGIAATDPEGILAYPVETVQQTRSKPMERIAELARIKQARTLVLGLPVRMDGTEGTAASKVRAFGDQLQSLIPDIPLVYVDECLTTVAAQTKLRQAGKKAKNQRQIIDQAAAVEILNAWMGY from the coding sequence ATGCAACACCCAGCCCTCGGAATTGATTACGGAGACGCCCGCATCGGCATTGCCGCCACGGATCCGGAAGGCATTCTCGCCTATCCGGTAGAAACCGTCCAGCAAACCCGGAGCAAACCGATGGAGCGCATTGCGGAACTCGCACGTATCAAACAGGCACGAACCCTCGTACTCGGACTTCCCGTCCGGATGGACGGCACAGAAGGAACCGCCGCCTCCAAAGTGAGAGCGTTCGGAGATCAGCTTCAATCTCTCATCCCAGACATCCCGCTTGTCTATGTCGATGAATGCTTGACTACCGTTGCCGCACAAACAAAACTGCGCCAGGCGGGGAAAAAGGCGAAAAACCAGCGCCAAATCATCGACCAGGCCGCTGCCGTCGAAATTCTCAACGCCTGGATGGGTTATTAA
- a CDS encoding arsenate reductase family protein, translating into MKQLLFIEYPKCSTCQKAKQWLDDHGIAYEDRHIVENRPKRDELAAWFFQSGLPLKKFFNTSGLLYKSMGLKDKLPSMTEDEQLDLLATNGMLVKRPLVIGNSRILVGFKPKEWESLI; encoded by the coding sequence GTGAAACAGCTCCTTTTCATCGAATACCCCAAGTGCTCAACCTGCCAGAAAGCAAAACAGTGGCTGGATGACCACGGCATCGCTTACGAAGATCGCCATATCGTCGAAAACCGCCCGAAACGTGACGAACTTGCAGCCTGGTTCTTCCAAAGCGGCCTTCCCCTGAAAAAATTCTTCAATACGAGCGGGCTTCTTTACAAAAGTATGGGACTGAAAGACAAGCTCCCCTCCATGACGGAAGACGAACAGCTCGACCTCCTGGCCACCAACGGCATGCTTGTCAAACGCCCCCTGGTCATCGGCAATTCCCGTATCCTCGTCGGCTTCAAGCCCAAGGAATGGGAAAGCCTCATCTAA